A single Mesomycoplasma ovipneumoniae DNA region contains:
- a CDS encoding inorganic diphosphatase, with amino-acid sequence MQKKVILVDIEIDKGSNIKYEIDPKTKKLVVDRILRGDFVYPANYGSIPETLDWDGDPLDLLVYSSQKFLPGSQLNARILGALEMIDDGEIDTKLIAVHHDDYRLDHINSMDDLPQEWLDSIHYFFSNYKNWKRPGITKVSKFISLDEAIKEFETCTKLYEDFHHYSKEDFLKTMQEKFPEKYQK; translated from the coding sequence ATGCAAAAAAAAGTAATTTTAGTTGATATTGAGATTGACAAAGGGTCAAATATCAAATACGAAATTGACCCCAAAACTAAAAAATTAGTTGTTGATAGAATTCTTCGAGGTGATTTTGTTTATCCAGCTAACTATGGTAGCATTCCTGAGACACTGGATTGAGACGGGGATCCATTAGATCTTTTAGTTTATTCTAGTCAAAAATTTTTACCCGGATCACAACTAAACGCTAGAATTTTAGGCGCCCTTGAAATGATAGATGACGGTGAGATTGACACAAAATTAATTGCAGTTCATCATGATGACTATCGTTTAGATCATATTAATTCAATGGACGATCTACCTCAGGAGTGATTAGATTCAATTCATTATTTTTTTAGCAATTATAAAAATTGAAAACGTCCCGGAATTACAAAAGTCTCAAAATTCATCTCTCTTGACGAAGCGATTAAAGAATTTGAAACTTGCACTAAACTTTATGAAGATTTTCACCATTATTCAAAAGAAGATTTCCTTAAAACAATGCAAGAAAAATTCCCAGAAAAATATCAAAAATAA
- a CDS encoding BMP family ABC transporter substrate-binding protein: MKTKWNKFLKLGLVMPISVIGVIASCGNGHSNDEGSKKTPETPSNPGSGQTQKITDVSKISELVSSRKAEISAAKADPSKHFAMNMAIVTADGTVTDKSFNQSSWEAIQQMAAITGGEITSIDSSTDSLSQKYNSLINTNKNIWVLSGFQHNEALQSWLAIPENKQSFISKKIIVIGIDLPGLDDVIPQGQYIRLNYKSEEAAYIAGYANAAFLAAKYPNNADRRSAITVGGGAFAAVTDFIAGYLAGIKAYNAANPTKKTKITANTIKLDTNFEVNSSSKSTLEGLATNGSPSTLLAVAGPLTGIFADIAAGDHDRFLIGVDTDQSLVYTNARRRFFTSILKNLGYSLFSVLADLYTKKTNSKYLGGFVQSQKNAFVKLGYKDKFVDIADSTLLDSDKTLANKAIEDTKKHFEEKTANSTDVRKTLEIPEMDKDQQARINQLVSEINK; the protein is encoded by the coding sequence ATGAAAACTAAGTGAAACAAGTTTTTAAAACTAGGTTTAGTTATGCCAATTTCTGTAATTGGAGTTATTGCTAGTTGCGGTAATGGTCACTCAAATGATGAAGGAAGTAAAAAAACTCCTGAAACACCAAGCAACCCAGGTTCAGGCCAAACACAAAAAATAACCGATGTTTCCAAGATTTCTGAATTAGTTTCATCCCGTAAAGCTGAAATAAGTGCAGCAAAAGCAGATCCTTCCAAACATTTTGCAATGAATATGGCAATTGTAACAGCTGATGGAACCGTTACTGACAAGTCTTTTAATCAGTCAAGTTGAGAGGCGATTCAACAAATGGCTGCAATAACAGGCGGAGAAATCACTTCGATTGATAGTAGTACTGATAGTTTATCACAAAAATATAATTCCTTAATTAACACAAATAAAAATATTTGAGTTCTTTCTGGATTTCAACATAATGAAGCTCTACAATCTTGACTTGCTATTCCAGAAAATAAACAATCATTTATTAGTAAAAAAATAATTGTTATTGGAATTGACTTACCTGGCTTGGATGATGTAATTCCGCAAGGTCAATACATCCGTTTAAATTATAAATCTGAAGAAGCAGCATATATTGCAGGTTATGCAAATGCAGCGTTTTTAGCTGCTAAATATCCAAATAATGCAGACAGACGTTCTGCAATAACCGTAGGTGGTGGTGCTTTTGCCGCTGTTACTGACTTTATTGCTGGATATTTGGCTGGAATTAAAGCATATAATGCCGCAAATCCTACCAAAAAAACTAAAATTACCGCTAATACAATCAAATTAGATACAAACTTTGAAGTCAATTCATCAAGTAAAAGTACACTTGAAGGTTTAGCGACAAATGGTTCTCCTTCAACATTGCTAGCAGTGGCCGGTCCACTAACAGGTATTTTTGCAGATATTGCTGCAGGAGATCATGACCGTTTTTTAATAGGGGTTGATACTGATCAGTCACTTGTTTATACAAATGCGCGAAGAAGATTTTTCACATCAATTTTGAAAAATTTAGGATATTCACTTTTTTCAGTTCTTGCCGATCTATATACTAAAAAAACAAATTCAAAATATTTAGGCGGATTTGTTCAATCTCAAAAAAATGCATTTGTAAAACTTGGATATAAGGATAAATTTGTCGACATTGCCGATTCAACCCTACTAGATTCAGATAAAACTTTAGCCAATAAAGCAATCGAAGATACAAAAAAACATTTTGAGGAAAAAACAGCAAACTCAACTGATGTTCGCAAAACATTAGAGATTCCAGAAATGGACAAAGATCAACAAGCTCGAATTAATCAACTAGTTTCTGAAATTAATAAATAA
- a CDS encoding P110/LppT family adhesin N-terminal domain, with protein sequence MLNKINKIKNAKTIISTGFSITAILTTIVAVPIGLTIFERSYSSQIFGNVDKNEVVSLKTQTTFSEEDFINALNNLKLHDEYKNLSAKTALSLAKNPSYAFNFLKAYDFSPITKHNFRVVLDIEKANASGTEVKNVVVYAHSDPLKLTYSKQVDLKGFAQSDKADGDLVGFQIDLEKSKLELSAAKSSNLTASEVAFKLDNDFQASYKISRSKSQAFSDALFQNGLTYNLVNTLGLPTILEKGYVLSPKTVENQKAKQEKIVMIGDSDTKRVDSLLNVKNLVFKNHDDKAGTLSVSFELIDPTGKIVKEFDFPILGIKKLSVDVKDVEKQILSQFSDLVQLKPLVQLALVKDNQSLAQTIYTDNKPVNLAALLSKITQNSQQIGRHNQVSTQLFQDSGQNSQANDDKVEINRQDFSTFFNSKSNRIQVPGLDGYFVEINKIDLAKNLSQEQKDKLLKENKVSFEVDFQVKKQLNIEAPYLESEFVKSNYPDVLKSSLAKLGKGNDSKFVLIDLDSSKSTFEVQLDYDENQRKLLNSALKQNSQIDFSNLDKIDLEDPKIQNLNPLAKTFEFKENPNGPKLTLEFIKSLVSEVVEDAKQQKTFDQVARKLYFLDHGYQPEDVAKLEEYKQKYSAMFSKGDKKSEEKDKKEEKSEQDQTSTTPPASNSTPAPTPSQPSTPPQGSTSTEGNSQATTGASTGAATSTTAPAVTTTATPVQASAFQDPPQETSTQTAGKDKTTEKTEVTDGLGIKLWSFLQKSNYPESVNSDISYDVVKNSNSQIDVVMSFTPKTTGETTSKPAKLIFSIQNLEDNQSYDYLVKHNPLLLFDFRKNQKTENGTVTKISSLNRTDVEIELNSKTSEETEEAEEQEMEQVSTATSMPVADTVQTSEAAAAAPSTPVQNSATPEDGIILNKPVILGKETQPALKNGVVMLAFSLKNIAKNKKTHLLSSKEGKGLFISKVDSNNKEILVIGLDQNGSNAASGEAAHPVVGLISGVQGNAAGLFEIKMSKLEKSTTAPLSFDIFSQKNINLTNQSANFDLLKEDDLLFLTISKKDANYTFTLSSSRNPLSQKIVSNLNLEDSFHNTFNGHLDWSYLGPNPKNESTVTVRGLAIYDSVDSANQESISQELTNAFIKELTR encoded by the coding sequence ATGCTTAATAAAATAAACAAAATAAAAAATGCAAAAACAATAATTTCAACAGGTTTTTCGATCACAGCAATTCTTACAACGATTGTTGCAGTTCCAATTGGTCTAACAATTTTTGAGCGTTCATATAGTTCACAAATTTTTGGTAATGTTGATAAAAATGAGGTTGTTAGTCTAAAAACTCAGACAACTTTTAGCGAGGAAGATTTTATTAATGCCCTTAATAATCTAAAATTGCATGATGAGTACAAAAATTTATCAGCAAAAACAGCCCTTTCATTAGCTAAAAACCCTTCATATGCTTTTAATTTTTTAAAAGCATATGACTTTAGTCCAATAACTAAACACAATTTTCGGGTAGTTTTAGACATTGAAAAAGCAAATGCCTCTGGCACTGAAGTGAAAAATGTTGTAGTTTATGCTCATTCAGATCCACTCAAGCTTACTTATTCAAAACAAGTTGACCTCAAAGGTTTTGCTCAAAGCGATAAAGCTGATGGTGATTTAGTTGGATTCCAAATTGATCTTGAAAAATCAAAATTAGAACTTTCTGCAGCAAAAAGTTCTAATTTGACAGCTTCAGAAGTTGCTTTTAAACTTGACAATGATTTTCAAGCCTCATATAAAATATCACGCTCAAAATCTCAAGCATTTTCTGATGCTTTATTCCAAAATGGACTAACTTATAATTTAGTTAACACCTTAGGTTTGCCAACAATTTTGGAAAAAGGTTATGTTTTGTCTCCAAAAACAGTTGAAAACCAAAAAGCTAAACAAGAAAAAATAGTTATGATAGGTGATTCAGACACCAAAAGAGTTGATAGCTTATTGAATGTTAAAAACTTAGTTTTCAAAAATCATGACGATAAAGCCGGAACTCTTTCAGTTTCTTTTGAGCTAATTGACCCAACCGGGAAAATTGTCAAAGAATTTGACTTCCCAATTTTAGGAATTAAAAAATTAAGCGTTGATGTAAAAGATGTTGAAAAACAAATTCTTTCACAATTTAGTGATTTAGTTCAATTAAAACCTTTGGTTCAACTTGCGCTTGTCAAAGATAATCAAAGTTTGGCTCAAACCATTTACACCGATAATAAACCCGTTAATCTCGCCGCACTCTTGAGCAAAATTACGCAAAACTCTCAACAAATTGGACGACATAATCAAGTTTCGACCCAACTTTTCCAAGATTCAGGGCAAAATTCACAAGCTAATGATGACAAAGTTGAAATAAACCGCCAAGATTTCAGCACTTTTTTCAATTCAAAGTCTAACAGAATCCAAGTTCCTGGTCTTGATGGTTATTTTGTTGAAATTAACAAAATTGATTTAGCAAAAAATTTATCCCAAGAGCAAAAAGATAAACTTTTAAAAGAAAATAAAGTTTCTTTTGAGGTTGATTTTCAAGTAAAAAAACAACTAAATATTGAAGCTCCTTACCTTGAAAGTGAATTTGTTAAGTCAAATTATCCGGATGTTCTTAAATCTTCGCTTGCAAAATTAGGAAAAGGAAATGATTCTAAATTTGTTTTAATTGATCTTGATTCTTCAAAATCTACTTTTGAAGTTCAACTTGATTATGATGAAAATCAGCGTAAACTTCTAAATTCCGCCTTAAAACAAAATTCACAAATTGACTTTTCAAATCTAGACAAAATTGATCTTGAAGATCCAAAAATTCAAAACCTTAATCCTCTAGCTAAAACTTTTGAATTCAAAGAAAATCCTAATGGTCCAAAATTAACTTTAGAATTTATTAAATCTCTAGTTTCAGAAGTTGTTGAAGATGCTAAACAACAAAAAACATTTGATCAAGTAGCTAGAAAACTTTATTTCTTAGATCACGGATACCAACCAGAAGATGTTGCTAAATTAGAAGAATACAAACAAAAATATTCAGCAATGTTTTCTAAAGGTGACAAAAAATCTGAAGAAAAAGATAAAAAAGAAGAAAAATCAGAACAAGATCAAACTTCAACCACACCTCCGGCTTCAAATTCAACTCCAGCTCCAACTCCTTCTCAACCCTCAACTCCACCTCAAGGTTCAACTTCAACAGAAGGAAATTCCCAAGCAACAACTGGTGCATCAACAGGTGCTGCCACTTCTACAACTGCTCCTGCAGTAACTACTACTGCAACCCCTGTACAAGCATCTGCTTTTCAAGATCCACCTCAAGAAACATCAACCCAAACAGCTGGAAAAGATAAAACAACTGAAAAAACTGAAGTTACAGATGGTTTAGGTATTAAACTTTGGTCATTTTTACAAAAATCTAACTATCCAGAATCAGTAAATTCTGATATTTCTTATGATGTTGTTAAAAATTCTAACAGCCAAATTGATGTAGTTATGAGTTTTACTCCAAAAACAACTGGAGAAACTACATCAAAACCAGCAAAATTAATTTTTTCAATTCAAAATCTTGAAGATAATCAGTCTTATGATTATTTAGTTAAACATAATCCGCTACTTCTTTTTGATTTTAGAAAAAATCAAAAAACTGAAAATGGAACTGTTACAAAAATATCATCATTAAATCGAACTGATGTTGAAATTGAACTAAATAGTAAAACAAGCGAAGAAACTGAAGAAGCTGAAGAGCAAGAAATGGAACAAGTTTCAACGGCAACTTCAATGCCGGTTGCTGATACAGTTCAAACTAGTGAAGCTGCCGCCGCTGCTCCTTCAACCCCTGTTCAAAATAGCGCCACCCCAGAAGATGGAATAATACTAAACAAGCCTGTAATTTTAGGAAAAGAAACTCAACCTGCGCTTAAAAATGGTGTGGTAATGTTAGCTTTTAGTCTGAAAAACATTGCTAAGAACAAAAAAACTCATTTACTTTCATCTAAAGAAGGTAAAGGTTTATTTATTTCAAAAGTTGATTCTAACAATAAAGAGATTTTAGTAATTGGTCTAGACCAAAATGGTTCTAATGCTGCCTCAGGTGAAGCGGCCCACCCAGTAGTTGGTCTAATTTCTGGAGTTCAAGGTAATGCGGCTGGACTTTTTGAAATTAAAATGTCTAAACTTGAAAAAAGCACCACAGCACCGCTAAGTTTTGATATTTTTTCACAAAAAAATATCAATTTAACTAATCAAAGTGCTAATTTTGATTTACTTAAAGAAGATGACTTATTATTCTTAACTATCTCTAAAAAAGATGCTAATTACACATTTACTTTAAGTTCTTCTCGTAACCCATTATCTCAAAAAATTGTATCTAATTTAAATTTAGAAGATTCATTCCACAATACATTTAATGGCCACCTTGATTGAAGTTATTTAGGTCCAAACCCAAAAAATGAATCTACAGTAACTGTACGTGGTCTAGCAATTTATGATTCTGTAGATTCTGCAAACCAAGAATCAATCTCTCAAGAACTTACAAATGCATTTATTAAGGAACTAACTAGATAG
- the whiA gene encoding DNA-binding protein WhiA, with product MTFSQQAKLEILANRLTRPKFNSLVKGLIFSSSLDDDPSYFILRINKNEINSRLIEIFQKFQLFFSETKKNKNWICIEKKLIKIDKTPENIQYFFAGLFIGGGSISPLGSKSYHLEISFLDKSKCEKVLNILRQNQLEFTFKQIFYQNRLKIYLKKVNEIIYFLMAIGALEQASKLEILRIERDHYLNANRITNFDIKNAKKISESSTNFIKKWNLIKKYNLTSQFSDQELIFFEIRQKNPELSLQEICEILKKEYNIIRTKAGLNYWLVKSNKILEKGVKNAQ from the coding sequence ATGACTTTCAGTCAACAAGCAAAACTTGAAATTTTAGCAAATCGACTAACTCGACCAAAATTTAATTCCTTAGTTAAAGGTTTAATTTTTTCATCATCACTAGATGACGATCCAAGCTATTTTATACTAAGAATTAACAAAAATGAAATTAATTCTCGATTAATTGAAATTTTTCAAAAATTTCAATTGTTTTTTTCAGAAACTAAAAAAAACAAAAATTGGATCTGTATTGAGAAAAAATTAATTAAAATTGACAAAACACCTGAGAATATTCAATATTTTTTTGCCGGACTTTTCATAGGAGGTGGCTCGATTTCACCGCTAGGGTCAAAATCTTACCACCTTGAAATTTCATTTTTGGATAAATCAAAATGTGAAAAAGTTTTAAATATTTTGCGCCAGAATCAATTAGAATTCACTTTTAAGCAAATTTTTTATCAGAACCGCTTAAAAATTTACTTAAAAAAAGTTAACGAAATAATTTATTTTTTAATGGCTATCGGCGCACTTGAACAAGCTTCAAAACTAGAAATTTTGAGAATTGAACGCGATCATTATCTTAACGCTAACAGAATCACAAATTTTGACATAAAAAACGCCAAAAAGATAAGTGAATCATCAACAAACTTTATTAAAAAATGAAATTTAATTAAAAAATACAATCTAACATCGCAATTTAGCGACCAAGAATTAATTTTCTTTGAGATTCGGCAAAAAAATCCTGAATTAAGTTTACAAGAAATTTGTGAAATTCTAAAAAAAGAGTATAATATTATTAGAACAAAAGCAGGCCTAAACTATTGGCTTGTCAAGTCTAATAAAATTTTAGAAAAAGGAGTGAAAAATGCACAATAG
- a CDS encoding MAG0110 family membrane protein, which yields MHNRIIFDRKDWRAYSRADEATKKLTNKLLSFSLMWLGVAILFVGLITFAILSIDSLFAIYLRIVRPITSRTTGILLFLVLLLGVNFGLSYYIGKSALADNPPTFVLVLLFFVFVIANSIILPLIFATELVLGNGNYIMIAIGGAGGIMGLIGILGYFQVINFGKLLPLILIGFVIEIILFIVSLYVFSTFLETLYSLIAITVTLGAIGYEFWSIRNQSSVILANYNSEREIKRVFLRLSIWNALGLYISFLRLVVNILRLLSRR from the coding sequence ATGCACAATAGAATTATTTTTGACCGCAAAGACTGACGTGCTTATAGCCGTGCAGACGAAGCTACAAAAAAACTAACAAATAAATTGTTGTCTTTTTCCCTTATGTGATTAGGTGTTGCAATTTTATTTGTTGGTTTAATTACGTTTGCAATTTTATCAATAGACTCATTATTTGCTATTTATTTAAGAATAGTTAGACCTATTACATCAAGAACTACTGGGATTTTACTATTTCTTGTTTTACTTTTAGGAGTAAATTTTGGGCTGTCATATTATATAGGTAAATCCGCGTTAGCTGATAACCCGCCAACATTCGTTCTTGTTTTGCTCTTTTTTGTTTTTGTAATAGCTAATTCTATCATTCTTCCGTTGATTTTTGCTACTGAATTAGTCTTAGGCAATGGTAACTATATAATGATAGCAATTGGTGGTGCTGGTGGTATAATGGGCCTAATTGGAATTTTAGGTTATTTCCAAGTTATCAATTTTGGTAAATTACTACCTTTAATTTTGATTGGTTTTGTTATTGAAATCATTCTTTTCATTGTTTCCCTTTATGTTTTTTCTACATTTTTAGAAACCTTATATTCACTTATTGCCATCACAGTTACATTAGGAGCAATCGGATATGAGTTTTGAAGTATCAGAAATCAATCATCTGTAATTTTAGCCAATTACAATAGTGAACGTGAAATTAAACGTGTTTTCTTAAGATTATCAATCTGAAATGCACTTGGTTTATATATTTCTTTCCTTCGTTTAGTTGTAAATATATTAAGACTTTTGAGCAGACGTTAA
- a CDS encoding IS1634 family transposase: MKKQNLVLFNVWGNSKDKLYKYVGWTQGYGKSPKRWFSLGNVQNLEKINPNAIQIIKEKLKLFSNLDDMHKVKIALLDSIKNSTIIEGSVFVGGELIEKLIEKHNIFESLPKSRHKNMKEIFNYLISKRITDPGSIINAFDKKDDYSNQINTSKNSFYRLLDLVFESQNQLLDSLNKMVTSELGKRDSEFYFDSSTVYFETFERNGLRIPGYSKDAKFKEDQIVIGLACDKNGIPFHIKVFKGNTGDSSTLIPFVLDVESKYNIKNMTIIADRGMSTAANIRFLESRNYNFIISYHAKVGTQKFKNYLLDPSDYVNVSADFKYKKEEFYSSYKNKRYTENIRRRIITYSTKRAIKDRKAREEQIQSFIKKQNKDGFIEVNKLFGKKPKYFKEISNMKFELDQSKIDKDKQFDGYYVYETNILNLNVLDIVGKYQKQWNIEANFRSLKGLLNIRPVFLRIDEHILAHTLLCFISLVILKTIIFKINKHIADKKLFENSQLTEVGLVTMLQKLRQRVEFNTLDQQITFKNRDGVPSDPNIWNRYDFYHDVLINQ, encoded by the coding sequence ATGAAAAAGCAAAATTTGGTTTTATTTAATGTTTGAGGAAACTCGAAAGATAAACTATATAAATATGTTGGCTGAACACAAGGTTATGGCAAATCTCCAAAACGGTGATTTAGTTTAGGAAATGTGCAAAATTTGGAAAAAATTAATCCAAATGCTATTCAAATTATCAAAGAAAAATTGAAATTGTTTTCAAATTTAGATGACATGCATAAAGTCAAGATTGCTTTACTTGATTCTATTAAAAATTCCACCATAATCGAAGGTTCGGTTTTTGTTGGCGGGGAATTAATTGAAAAACTTATTGAAAAGCACAATATTTTTGAATCACTTCCTAAAAGTAGACATAAAAATATGAAAGAAATTTTTAACTACTTAATTTCAAAACGGATCACCGATCCTGGCAGCATTATTAATGCTTTTGATAAAAAGGATGACTACTCAAATCAAATAAATACTTCCAAAAATAGCTTTTATAGACTCTTAGATCTTGTTTTTGAGTCACAAAATCAACTTTTAGACAGTCTTAATAAAATGGTAACAAGTGAACTTGGAAAAAGGGACAGTGAATTTTATTTTGACTCATCAACAGTCTATTTTGAGACATTTGAAAGAAATGGATTAAGAATTCCTGGTTATTCTAAAGATGCTAAATTCAAAGAAGATCAAATTGTCATTGGCTTAGCGTGTGATAAAAATGGTATTCCTTTTCATATTAAAGTTTTTAAAGGAAATACCGGCGATTCTAGTACATTAATCCCTTTTGTATTAGATGTTGAATCCAAATATAATATAAAAAATATGACAATAATCGCTGATCGTGGTATGTCAACTGCTGCAAATATTCGATTTCTTGAATCAAGAAACTATAATTTCATTATTTCTTATCATGCAAAGGTAGGGACTCAAAAATTTAAAAATTATTTACTAGATCCAAGCGATTATGTTAATGTAAGCGCGGATTTTAAGTATAAAAAAGAAGAATTTTATTCATCTTATAAGAATAAAAGATACACCGAAAATATTAGAAGAAGAATTATTACTTACAGTACAAAAAGAGCGATAAAAGACAGAAAAGCTCGCGAGGAGCAAATCCAAAGTTTTATTAAAAAACAAAATAAAGACGGTTTTATTGAAGTAAACAAATTGTTTGGTAAAAAACCTAAATATTTTAAGGAAATTTCAAACATGAAATTTGAATTGGATCAAAGCAAAATTGACAAAGACAAACAATTTGATGGCTACTATGTTTATGAAACAAATATACTAAATTTGAATGTTTTAGACATAGTTGGAAAATACCAAAAACAGTGGAATATTGAAGCTAATTTTAGAAGTCTAAAAGGTTTATTGAATATTCGCCCCGTATTTTTAAGAATTGACGAGCATATTCTAGCTCACACACTTTTGTGTTTTATCTCACTAGTTATTTTAAAAACTATAATATTTAAAATCAACAAACATATTGCTGATAAAAAATTATTTGAAAACAGTCAATTAACTGAAGTTGGTTTAGTAACAATGTTGCAAAAATTAAGGCAAAGGGTTGAATTTAACACTTTAGATCAGCAAATAACATTTAAAAATCGCGATGGTGTTCCTAGTGATCCGAATATTTGAAATAGGTATGATTTTTACCATGATGTGTTAATAAATCAGTAA
- a CDS encoding ABC transporter ATP-binding protein has protein sequence MDREENVIEFIGVSKKFGNFFANKNISFKVKKNTIHALIGENGAGKSTLMSTLFGIYTPDEGQIKVNGKQSFIDNPNRASDLGIGMVHQHFKLVDAYTNFENIILGQEFSHRGVLNRQSAREKIKKIQQIYNIEFDLDQKTGDASVVVKQKIEIIKILYRDSDILIFDEPTAILSPQEIDSFLDILRFFIKTGKTIIFISHKLSEVKQVANSATVLRHGEVVANFENLENISISEMTSAMVGKKVVSSKNLLKKDFTQVGLKVENLSASFDKRIENLNFEIHKGEIFAIAGIEGNGQLEVELAISGLIHSTGKILVYNQNNEPINLENSSAASRFGLISYVPSDRHKYGIVLDLPNLDNSIIRNMRNEKYVSKKYIKTQKVQELYDKIVELFDVRGDKTGQKNSRLLSGGNQQKFVLGREILTDHEVLLIVQPTRGLDIGAINLVHQKILEEKSKNKTILLISYELDEVLALADTICVINKGQISKKYFANEIDRYKIGRLMAGLNHD, from the coding sequence ATGGACAGAGAAGAAAATGTAATTGAGTTTATTGGCGTTTCAAAAAAATTTGGTAACTTTTTTGCTAATAAAAACATTAGCTTTAAAGTTAAAAAAAACACAATCCACGCACTAATTGGGGAAAATGGTGCCGGAAAATCAACACTTATGTCTACTCTTTTTGGAATTTATACACCAGACGAGGGACAAATAAAAGTAAACGGAAAACAATCTTTTATCGACAACCCTAATCGTGCAAGTGACTTGGGAATAGGGATGGTTCATCAACATTTTAAACTAGTTGATGCTTATACTAATTTTGAAAACATTATTTTAGGTCAGGAATTTAGTCATCGCGGTGTTCTAAATCGACAATCTGCCCGTGAAAAAATAAAAAAAATACAACAAATTTACAATATTGAATTTGATTTAGACCAAAAAACTGGCGATGCTTCTGTGGTTGTAAAACAGAAAATTGAAATTATAAAAATTTTATATCGAGACTCAGATATCTTAATTTTTGACGAACCAACAGCAATTCTATCCCCACAAGAAATTGATTCCTTTTTAGACATTTTAAGATTTTTTATTAAAACCGGTAAAACAATAATTTTTATATCACATAAATTATCTGAAGTTAAACAGGTTGCAAATTCTGCGACCGTTTTGCGTCATGGAGAAGTCGTTGCCAACTTTGAAAATCTTGAAAACATCAGTATTTCCGAGATGACTTCAGCAATGGTTGGTAAAAAAGTTGTTAGCTCAAAAAATTTGCTTAAAAAAGATTTCACTCAAGTTGGACTAAAAGTTGAAAATCTTAGCGCTTCTTTTGATAAAAGAATCGAAAATTTAAACTTTGAAATTCATAAAGGCGAAATTTTTGCAATTGCAGGTATTGAAGGCAATGGTCAACTTGAGGTCGAACTTGCAATTTCAGGTCTAATTCATTCAACAGGTAAAATTTTGGTCTATAACCAAAACAACGAACCTATAAATCTGGAAAATTCAAGTGCCGCTTCTCGTTTTGGTTTGATTTCCTATGTTCCTAGTGACCGTCATAAATACGGAATAGTTTTAGATTTGCCAAATTTAGATAATTCAATAATAAGAAACATGAGAAATGAAAAATATGTTTCAAAAAAATATATAAAAACTCAAAAAGTTCAAGAATTATACGATAAAATTGTCGAACTTTTTGATGTAAGAGGTGATAAAACTGGCCAAAAAAATTCCCGACTTTTATCTGGAGGTAACCAACAAAAATTTGTTCTAGGCCGCGAAATTTTAACTGATCACGAAGTACTTTTAATAGTTCAGCCAACTCGTGGACTTGATATCGGGGCAATAAATTTGGTTCATCAAAAAATTCTTGAAGAAAAAAGCAAAAATAAAACAATTTTACTCATTTCATACGAGCTTGATGAAGTTTTGGCCCTCGCAGACACAATTTGCGTTATCAATAAAGGCCAAATTTCTAAAAAATATTTTGCAAATGAAATTGACCGTTACAAAATAGGTAGACTAATGGCAGGTTTAAATCATGATTAA